A stretch of Candidatus Zixiibacteriota bacterium DNA encodes these proteins:
- a CDS encoding manganese efflux pump: MSLLTVLAIAVGLAMDAFAVAVAVGTRLHPLTFRHYFRLSFHFGLFQALMPVIGWYLGTKVEHLIGSLDHWLAFALLVWIGGKMLFDAYRHKEHINVALADPTRKWSLVLLSIATSIDALAVGLSVALLQVSILMPSVVIGIVALAFTAIGLLCGHCLGARIGRRAEFVGGIILIVIGARILIAHLI, encoded by the coding sequence ATGAGTTTGTTGACCGTTCTCGCCATCGCCGTCGGTCTGGCGATGGACGCCTTCGCCGTCGCGGTCGCGGTCGGGACGCGCCTGCACCCGCTTACCTTTCGCCACTACTTCCGCCTCTCATTTCACTTCGGACTCTTCCAGGCACTGATGCCGGTCATCGGCTGGTACCTCGGCACCAAGGTCGAACATCTGATCGGTTCCCTCGACCACTGGCTCGCCTTTGCCTTGTTGGTCTGGATCGGCGGCAAGATGCTGTTTGATGCTTACCGCCACAAAGAGCACATCAACGTCGCCCTCGCCGATCCGACGCGCAAGTGGTCGCTGGTGCTGTTGTCGATCGCGACCAGCATCGATGCGCTGGCGGTCGGTCTGTCGGTGGCGCTGCTGCAGGTCAGTATCCTGATGCCGAGCGTCGTGATCGGCATCGTCGCGCTAGCCTTCACCGCGATCGGCTTGCTCTGCGGCCACTGTCTCGGCGCGCGCATCGGCCGCCGCGCGGAATTTGTCGGCGGCATCATCCTGATCGTGATCGGGGCGCGCATTCTGATTGCGCATCTGATTTGA
- a CDS encoding S9 family peptidase — protein MKKRKITKDDLLKMKFVDGVALSPDETEIAVNVRTIAADKKKYHSHLYMINVDGSDLRQYTHGEVSDSVPVFSRDGKWLAFVSKRNDKKGIYVMPRHGGEPRLLNDMEGDFGDLQFTPDSKKILCTFRKYDDVPKTKDGKRETPVYRHITRLFHKLDNYGFMPKEEAQIWTIDLTTGKGTQLTKGGVEKSSVTCSPDGRWIAYVTNIQRNFDLYPDLQDIFIMPAHGGKARLIATPKGPLGFVKFSPDGKFLAYLGHDNPDDSWGVTNWNAWKVPVRGGKAVNLTKRLDRYCMDETISDTVEAHSGGLVHWSPDGRWIYFVLSDSGSTNLYRVSASGRVIEPVVRGKQHVMGASLNGKTTKVALVISNHTLPAEVHAFDLVKRNARVEKLTAFNKALMDEIMLAKPEEIIFRGKGNYPVHGWIMKPPDFSPRRKYPSVLEIHGGPRVQYGNSFFHEFQVLAAAGYVVYFSNIRGGQGYGEKHADTITNAWGTVDFDDCMAFADYMEAKPYINKKRMGVTGGSYGGYMTNWIVGHTNRFAAAITQRSVVNLESMFGSSDIGYLMTKEIFGTPYNNLDNWRKMSPLTYVKKIRTPLLISHSEQDLRCPIEQGEQLFISLKMLGRTVEMIRFPDEPHGLSRCGRPDRRLVRLEWFVKWFDRYLKGKK, from the coding sequence ATGAAGAAGCGCAAAATCACCAAGGATGACTTGCTGAAAATGAAGTTTGTCGACGGCGTTGCCTTGTCGCCGGACGAAACCGAAATCGCGGTCAACGTCCGCACCATTGCCGCAGACAAGAAGAAATACCATTCGCATTTGTACATGATCAACGTCGACGGCTCCGACCTGCGCCAGTACACGCACGGCGAGGTCTCCGATTCGGTGCCGGTGTTTTCACGCGACGGCAAGTGGCTGGCGTTTGTATCGAAGCGCAATGACAAGAAGGGCATCTACGTCATGCCGCGCCACGGCGGCGAACCGCGGCTGCTCAACGATATGGAAGGCGATTTCGGCGACCTGCAGTTCACGCCTGACTCCAAGAAGATTCTGTGCACGTTTCGCAAGTACGACGACGTGCCCAAGACCAAGGACGGTAAGCGCGAAACTCCGGTCTATCGCCATATCACCCGGTTGTTCCACAAGCTCGACAACTACGGCTTTATGCCGAAAGAGGAAGCGCAGATCTGGACGATCGACCTGACGACGGGCAAAGGCACCCAGCTCACCAAGGGCGGCGTCGAGAAGTCCTCGGTGACCTGCTCGCCGGACGGCCGCTGGATTGCCTATGTCACCAACATCCAGCGCAACTTCGATCTCTATCCCGATCTGCAGGATATCTTCATCATGCCTGCCCATGGCGGCAAGGCGCGATTGATTGCGACACCCAAAGGTCCGCTCGGCTTCGTCAAGTTCTCGCCCGACGGCAAATTCCTCGCCTATCTCGGCCACGACAACCCCGATGACTCCTGGGGCGTGACCAACTGGAACGCCTGGAAAGTCCCGGTGCGCGGCGGCAAAGCGGTCAATCTTACCAAACGACTTGACCGCTACTGCATGGACGAGACGATCTCCGATACCGTCGAAGCCCACTCCGGCGGTCTGGTGCATTGGTCACCCGACGGCCGCTGGATTTACTTTGTGCTCAGCGACTCCGGCAGCACCAATCTCTACCGCGTCTCTGCCAGCGGCCGCGTCATCGAGCCGGTCGTGCGCGGCAAACAGCATGTCATGGGCGCCTCCCTCAACGGCAAAACGACCAAAGTCGCCCTCGTGATCTCGAATCACACTTTGCCGGCGGAAGTCCATGCGTTCGACCTCGTCAAGCGCAATGCCCGGGTCGAGAAATTGACCGCCTTCAACAAAGCGCTCATGGACGAAATCATGCTGGCCAAGCCGGAGGAAATCATTTTCCGCGGCAAGGGTAACTATCCGGTCCACGGCTGGATCATGAAACCGCCCGATTTCTCGCCGCGCCGCAAGTATCCGTCGGTGCTGGAGATTCACGGCGGTCCGCGCGTGCAGTACGGCAACAGCTTCTTCCACGAATTCCAGGTGCTCGCCGCTGCCGGCTATGTCGTGTATTTCAGCAACATCCGCGGCGGTCAGGGTTATGGCGAGAAGCACGCTGACACCATTACCAACGCCTGGGGCACGGTCGATTTCGATGACTGTATGGCATTCGCCGACTACATGGAAGCCAAGCCCTACATTAACAAGAAGCGCATGGGCGTGACCGGCGGCAGCTACGGTGGTTACATGACCAATTGGATCGTCGGGCACACCAACCGCTTTGCCGCGGCGATCACCCAGCGCTCGGTCGTCAATCTCGAGTCGATGTTTGGCTCCTCCGATATCGGCTACCTGATGACGAAGGAAATCTTCGGCACGCCTTACAACAATCTCGATAATTGGCGCAAGATGTCGCCGCTGACCTATGTCAAGAAGATCCGCACGCCGCTGCTGATCTCGCACTCGGAGCAGGACTTGCGCTGCCCGATCGAGCAGGGTGAGCAGCTATTCATTTCACTCAAGATGCTCGGCCGGACGGTCGAGATGATCCGCTTCCCGGATGAACCGCACGGCTTGTCGCGTTGCGGCCGGCCCGACCGGCGGCTGGTGCGGCTCGAGTGGTTCGTCAAGTGGTTTGACCGCTACCTGAAAGGCAAGAAGTAG